Proteins from a single region of Amblyomma americanum isolate KBUSLIRL-KWMA chromosome 10, ASM5285725v1, whole genome shotgun sequence:
- the LOC144107938 gene encoding uncharacterized protein LOC144107938 isoform X1: MADRTYRLCGFATGIDWKPVTFKESLPSVWVCDLCAYVSMKLAILHCGSVLCSACLNECITDDGRSICPLDKKTFSMDVDICWIPDPRGHFDKLQVSCWNSEHGCDFVGPLGKLLEHFEQRCDFHAASCPRCRDTMPRKDLPRHYSAGCIAVASPEANLQEPAAAQQSASRRLDLPVDCCHDVLASVQSRANELAEALRGLSTEFRQEVLSEWGVISASLRETVSAVTETSVELSRIETLLGTHCSSLRAAQSVHASAPVAAASLEGSTLVESRGGNTSAANEQHIVWTVLFPHSSNYHYRENCFACSQVALDGTCARLNLMCEHSYRTDFLIVYAESTRPNECVVVSVKPFTCDSQTSPSYWHKSRWQNSKPQGPPLTLRYMASLSSHRPTVIGDINKFDFIISVNQCAH; encoded by the exons ATGGCGGACAGAACGTATCGCCTCTGCGGCTTCGCTACCGGCATCGACTGGAAGCCCGTCACCTTCAAAGAGTCACTTCCGTCGGTGTGGGTGTGCGACCTGTGCGCCTACGTTAGCATGAAATTGGCCATCCTGCACTGTGGGAGCGTTTTGTGCTCGGCTTGCCTCAATGAGTGCATCACAGACGACGGCCGCTCTATCTGTCCTCTGGACAAGAAAACGTTTTCAATGGATGTGGATATATGCTGGATTCCGGATCCTCGCGGCCATTTCGACAAACTGCAG gtgaGCTGCTGGAACAGTGAGCACGGCTGTGACTTCGTGGGTCCCCTTGGAAAGCTGCTGGAGCACTTCGAACAACGGTGCGACTTCCACGCAGCCTCGTGCCCCAGGTGCAGGGACACCATGCCTCGGAAGGACCTGCCGAGACACTACAGCGCTGGATGCATTGCAGTCGCTTCGCCAGAGGCGAATCTCCAGGAGCCTGCGGCGGCTCAGCAGTCGGCTTCAAGGCGGCTGGACTTGCCAGTCGACTGTTGCCACGACGTCCTGGCATCAGTACAGAGCCGTGCTAATGAACTAGCCGAGGCACTGAGAGGCCTCAGCACCGAGTTCAGGCAAGAAGTGCTGTCGGAATGGGGTGTCATCTCTGCGTCACTGCGCGAAACGGTGTCGGCTGTGACTGAGACCTCCGTTGAGCTGAGTAGAATAGAGACACTGCTGGGGACACATTGCAGTTCACTTAGAGCTGCGCAAAGTGTCCATGCCAGTGCGCCTGTGGCAGCTGCATCACTCGAAGGGAGTACTTTGGTGGAATCTCGTGGGGGCAACACCAGTGCTGCCAATGAGCAGCATATTGTCTGGACCGTATTATTCCCACACTCCTCCAACTACCATTATCGGGAAAACTGTTTCGCGTGCTCTCAGGTAGCACTTGATGGTACGTGCGCTCGTCTTAACCTGATGTGCGAGCATTCTTACCGTACCGATTTCCTTATTGTGTACGCAGAGTCAACACGACCAAATGAGTGCGTCGTGGTGTCCGTGAAGCCCTTCACTTGTGACTCGCAAACGTCGCCGTCCTATTGGCATAAAAGCCGTTGGCAAAATTCAAAACCACAAGGTCCCCCGCTTACTTTGCGGTACATGGCTTCCTTAAGCTCTCATAGGCCAACTGTTATAGGTGACATTAATAAGTTTGATTTTATAATCAGTGTGAATCAATGTGCTCATTAA
- the LOC144107938 gene encoding uncharacterized protein LOC144107938 isoform X2, with translation MHTRTSMRKFPVAVTSSLNARTCLLQRGGNVSCWNSEHGCDFVGPLGKLLEHFEQRCDFHAASCPRCRDTMPRKDLPRHYSAGCIAVASPEANLQEPAAAQQSASRRLDLPVDCCHDVLASVQSRANELAEALRGLSTEFRQEVLSEWGVISASLRETVSAVTETSVELSRIETLLGTHCSSLRAAQSVHASAPVAAASLEGSTLVESRGGNTSAANEQHIVWTVLFPHSSNYHYRENCFACSQVALDGTCARLNLMCEHSYRTDFLIVYAESTRPNECVVVSVKPFTCDSQTSPSYWHKSRWQNSKPQGPPLTLRYMASLSSHRPTVIGDINKFDFIISVNQCAH, from the coding sequence gtgaGCTGCTGGAACAGTGAGCACGGCTGTGACTTCGTGGGTCCCCTTGGAAAGCTGCTGGAGCACTTCGAACAACGGTGCGACTTCCACGCAGCCTCGTGCCCCAGGTGCAGGGACACCATGCCTCGGAAGGACCTGCCGAGACACTACAGCGCTGGATGCATTGCAGTCGCTTCGCCAGAGGCGAATCTCCAGGAGCCTGCGGCGGCTCAGCAGTCGGCTTCAAGGCGGCTGGACTTGCCAGTCGACTGTTGCCACGACGTCCTGGCATCAGTACAGAGCCGTGCTAATGAACTAGCCGAGGCACTGAGAGGCCTCAGCACCGAGTTCAGGCAAGAAGTGCTGTCGGAATGGGGTGTCATCTCTGCGTCACTGCGCGAAACGGTGTCGGCTGTGACTGAGACCTCCGTTGAGCTGAGTAGAATAGAGACACTGCTGGGGACACATTGCAGTTCACTTAGAGCTGCGCAAAGTGTCCATGCCAGTGCGCCTGTGGCAGCTGCATCACTCGAAGGGAGTACTTTGGTGGAATCTCGTGGGGGCAACACCAGTGCTGCCAATGAGCAGCATATTGTCTGGACCGTATTATTCCCACACTCCTCCAACTACCATTATCGGGAAAACTGTTTCGCGTGCTCTCAGGTAGCACTTGATGGTACGTGCGCTCGTCTTAACCTGATGTGCGAGCATTCTTACCGTACCGATTTCCTTATTGTGTACGCAGAGTCAACACGACCAAATGAGTGCGTCGTGGTGTCCGTGAAGCCCTTCACTTGTGACTCGCAAACGTCGCCGTCCTATTGGCATAAAAGCCGTTGGCAAAATTCAAAACCACAAGGTCCCCCGCTTACTTTGCGGTACATGGCTTCCTTAAGCTCTCATAGGCCAACTGTTATAGGTGACATTAATAAGTTTGATTTTATAATCAGTGTGAATCAATGTGCTCATTAA